ACCGTCTATATAAAGATCTTTCTGAGAAAAATGTCACAGTTGGACAGGTTGTAGATTTACCTACTGGTAGAGCATTCAACTTTGCTGATAATGAAAATAATTACTTTGCAGTAATGGAACGTAAATAAAAAATAAGCTATCCGAAAAAATCGGATAGCTTATTTCATCTTAAGAAACTTGTTCTACATTCGTTTCTCTATGCTGTATATGACTCGTGATCCAAGCAATTCCACCGGCAACAACGAGATAACATAACAATATTAAAATTTGCATTTGTAATTGCGACCAATCTCCTAAAGAAATAACATCTTGTAATCCTCTAAGAGAATGAGACATTGGGAGAAACTGTCCAATTTTGCTAAGAACAGCTATGTTTAATTCTCCTGGGAAAGTACCTCCGCTCGTCGCTAATTGCAGGACAAGAAGGGTTACCGCTAAGAACTTTCCAACAAGACCAAATACTGTTACTAACATAAGAATAAATGTCATGAACGTAAAGGAAATAACAATACTTGATAAAACAAAGAGTGGCACACTTGCGACTTCTAATTTCATAACACCTAGCACAACTACATCTACGAGTAGCGCTTGAATAAGTCCAATTAAATATACCAATCCTAGTTTATTAATAAAATGTACCGTTCCGCTTACCTTCATATTTTGTCTGCGGCCAAGAGGTAAAATATTCGATGCCATAATTCCGCCAACATAAAATGCAAGTGATAAGAAATATGGCGCAATGCCTGAACCGTAGTTAGGCACGTCAGAAACTGTTGACTTCACTAACTGAACTGGCTCTGAGAACATCGTATTACGTGCATCATCATTACGAACATCCGCTATCTTCTCTGCGCCCTCTCCCAATTTCGTAGAAAGTTCTTTCGCACCATCATCAAGTTTAACAAGTCCATTTGTTAATTTACCAGCACCGTTATTCAGCTCCGTTCCACCACTCGCAAGCTGATTTACACCTTCTTGCAATGATGTAAACCCATTTCCCCACTTCGTAAATCCATCAGCCAAATTCGATGCACCATCTGCTATCTTTTTCGTTCCAGCAGTAGCTTCATTTAACTTAACTCCGAATGTATTCATGCCTTCTTCAATCTTATGTTGACCGTCAGCAATCTTCTTCGCACCTTGTGTCAATTGTTGTTGGCTATTATTTAAATTATTTGTTGCTTTAGCTAGTCCATCAGACGTAGCAACAATTTTTTGAAAAGCGGGATCTTGCTGCACTTCTGGATGATTTTTCACGTAATCTTCTAATTGTTGTTTTACGCTATTTGCTGCATTGTCCGCTTTCACTTGCCCTTCAGCAAGTTTCTCACTTCCGTTCACCCATTCATTTGTACCAGCACTTAATTCACTAACCCCTGATTGTAAAGTTTTTTGACCTTGCGTCAATAACTCCATCCCGCTATGAAGTGAGGTTGCTCCTTGACTTAGCTCATTCGCTCCATCAGTTAAGGCTGATTTGCTAGAAGCAAGTTTTTCACTTCCCTCTTTCACTTTTGATGTCCCGTCACTTAAACGATGAATACCATCTGCAAGCTGATTTGCTCCATTTCTTGCTTCTGTCGTTCCTTCATGTAACTTCCCAGCACCATTACTTGCATCATTCAACCCTTGTGCTAAGTCTTGAAACTTTGAAAAGACACCTTCTGTATAAGATTTTGTAATACTATTTGAAATTTTTGTTTTCATATTTTCAACAGCTGTCGTTCCAATTTGCGCTGCTACAAAGTTTTTACCCGGATTTACTTTGTACTGAAGCTGCGCTGGCTCTGGTTTCTCATCCATAAGTGTACTTACCTTTTTAGAGAAATCCTCTGGAATCGTAACAACCATATAGTACTTATCTTCTTTTAGCCCTTCATCAGCATTTTTTTCTGATATGAAATGAAAAGCTAGTTCCTTATTCTCTTTTAAATTTTTCACAAAATCGTCTCCTGCACGAATTGTTTTCTCATCCATCGCAGCACCCTTATCTAAATTTACAATCGCAACAGGTAATTTATCTAATCGTCCGTACGGATCCCAATATCCAGCTAAAAAGAATCCTGAATAAATTAAAGGAACGATTAATAAAAAAATTAAAGCGATACGTCCATGTTTATGGTGCCACATCGCTTTCCAATCTTTAAATATAAGTTGAATTCCCTTCATGAAACATACTCCTTCTCCGAATTTAACACCATTACAATGGTTTAACAGATTTACTATACACGTCCATTTTCATACTGTATAATACATCTTTAATTATCAATCCATTCCTTTTGGTCTATAGAAAGGGGAGTCAAAATGGAACTTCTTCAACTAAAATACTTTCAAACAGTTGCACGATTAGAACATATGACAAAAGCCGCTGAAGAATTGCATATCGCACAGCCTTCACTCAGCAAAACAATTGCTAGACTAGAAAAAGACTTAGGCGTCCCGTTATTTGATCGCCAAGGTCGACAAATTACATTAAACTCTTTTGGGAAAGTATTCTTAAAACGAGTAGAGCGCATTTTTCATGAATTAAGTGAAGGTGAACGAGAAATTAAAGATTTAGCTGACTTACAACAAAGCTCTATTACGCTGGCTGTTTCTATTCCAAGAATATTACCCGAACTAATTGGTTCTTTTTTACTAGAACATCCTAACGTTCGATTCCAACAGTTTCTCGCATCTACTCCTTCTATGAAACGACAACTAGATAATATAGAAATTGACTTTTGCATTTCTTCTGTGCCAATTGAAGGCGAGGAGATTATTTGGGAACCACTTATTACAGAAGAAATTTTCTTAGTCGTCCCTTCAGGCCACCGTTTATCAGAACGTGAAAGTGTATATCTGCATGAAGTAAAGGACGAACCGTTTATTAGTATGAACACTGGTTATGGATTTCGGCACTTAACAGATGAATTTTGTAAAGAGGCTGGCTTCACTCCACATATCGCTTTTGAAGTAGATGAACCAACCGTGATTAGCGACCTTATTAAGCAAGGCCTCGGCATTGCTTTTGTCCCAAGTTTAACTTTATTAAAAAACTCTACTTTAGCATTAAATAAGTTACGTATTATTGAACCCATTTGTAAGCGAACGATTGGCTTAAGCTGGTCAAAAAAACGTTACTTATCGAAAACCGCTCAGCAATTCCGTGAA
This DNA window, taken from Bacillus cereus ATCC 14579, encodes the following:
- a CDS encoding YhgE/Pip domain-containing protein: MKGIQLIFKDWKAMWHHKHGRIALIFLLIVPLIYSGFFLAGYWDPYGRLDKLPVAIVNLDKGAAMDEKTIRAGDDFVKNLKENKELAFHFISEKNADEGLKEDKYYMVVTIPEDFSKKVSTLMDEKPEPAQLQYKVNPGKNFVAAQIGTTAVENMKTKISNSITKSYTEGVFSKFQDLAQGLNDASNGAGKLHEGTTEARNGANQLADGIHRLSDGTSKVKEGSEKLASSKSALTDGANELSQGATSLHSGMELLTQGQKTLQSGVSELSAGTNEWVNGSEKLAEGQVKADNAANSVKQQLEDYVKNHPEVQQDPAFQKIVATSDGLAKATNNLNNSQQQLTQGAKKIADGQHKIEEGMNTFGVKLNEATAGTKKIADGASNLADGFTKWGNGFTSLQEGVNQLASGGTELNNGAGKLTNGLVKLDDGAKELSTKLGEGAEKIADVRNDDARNTMFSEPVQLVKSTVSDVPNYGSGIAPYFLSLAFYVGGIMASNILPLGRRQNMKVSGTVHFINKLGLVYLIGLIQALLVDVVVLGVMKLEVASVPLFVLSSIVISFTFMTFILMLVTVFGLVGKFLAVTLLVLQLATSGGTFPGELNIAVLSKIGQFLPMSHSLRGLQDVISLGDWSQLQMQILILLCYLVVAGGIAWITSHIQHRETNVEQVS
- a CDS encoding LysR family transcriptional regulator codes for the protein MELLQLKYFQTVARLEHMTKAAEELHIAQPSLSKTIARLEKDLGVPLFDRQGRQITLNSFGKVFLKRVERIFHELSEGEREIKDLADLQQSSITLAVSIPRILPELIGSFLLEHPNVRFQQFLASTPSMKRQLDNIEIDFCISSVPIEGEEIIWEPLITEEIFLVVPSGHRLSERESVYLHEVKDEPFISMNTGYGFRHLTDEFCKEAGFTPHIAFEVDEPTVISDLIKQGLGIAFVPSLTLLKNSTLALNKLRIIEPICKRTIGLSWSKKRYLSKTAQQFREFVIDYFSNIRT